A genomic window from Planctomycetota bacterium includes:
- a CDS encoding PQQ-binding-like beta-propeller repeat protein yields the protein MRTRHLCAVLGIWVIASVAVAADWPQFQGPDRTGVSAEKDIASTWPQGGPPVKWTLDVGQGFGGAAISNGQVIFLDRGEDNTDILRVLDLKSGKEQWRFAYEAKGQLSHPGSRSVPTVEGDMIYTVGGFGDVYCVDRKSHKPVWNMNLNKAYTEAPLKWGFAQSPLIYKDTLIVSPASEKSPALVALDKKTGKMKWEAENYGGDYYTSPMLETVNGVQGILMLFSDKMLLFVEPATGKTIWKYDGYKVSWAIPAPVVMPDGHHIFITGGYDAGSVMIDVKKNGDDYQISEQFRLPDGSQIHRPILYKDHLYANINTNTTLKRDNMKNGGVACIDPAAGKIVWRSGENPNFDRGNVILVDNKLIILDGQNGQIAMAVPAPDKYTEIARAKVFDLKRDRGNDIWAPMALTDGLLVVRSQSQMKCLDIRSGSTASAE from the coding sequence ATGCGTACACGTCACCTCTGTGCCGTCCTGGGAATCTGGGTCATTGCCTCCGTCGCCGTCGCCGCCGACTGGCCTCAGTTTCAGGGCCCCGATCGCACAGGCGTCTCGGCGGAAAAGGACATCGCCTCGACCTGGCCGCAGGGAGGCCCGCCGGTCAAGTGGACGCTCGACGTCGGGCAGGGCTTCGGCGGGGCGGCGATCAGCAACGGCCAAGTCATCTTCCTGGACCGCGGCGAGGACAATACCGACATCCTCCGCGTGCTGGACCTCAAAAGCGGCAAGGAGCAGTGGCGCTTCGCCTACGAAGCCAAGGGCCAGCTCAGCCATCCCGGCTCGCGCTCCGTCCCGACCGTCGAGGGCGACATGATCTATACCGTCGGCGGGTTCGGCGACGTCTACTGCGTCGATCGCAAATCGCACAAGCCCGTCTGGAACATGAACCTCAACAAGGCGTACACCGAAGCGCCGCTCAAGTGGGGCTTCGCACAGTCGCCATTGATCTATAAGGACACCCTCATTGTCTCGCCCGCCTCCGAGAAAAGCCCGGCTCTTGTCGCGCTCGACAAGAAGACCGGCAAAATGAAATGGGAAGCTGAAAACTACGGCGGCGACTACTACACCTCGCCAATGCTCGAAACCGTCAACGGCGTCCAGGGCATCCTGATGCTCTTCTCCGACAAGATGCTCCTGTTCGTCGAGCCCGCGACCGGCAAAACCATCTGGAAGTACGACGGCTACAAGGTCAGTTGGGCCATCCCCGCGCCCGTCGTCATGCCCGATGGTCATCACATCTTCATCACCGGCGGATACGACGCCGGCTCCGTCATGATCGACGTCAAAAAGAACGGCGATGACTACCAGATCAGCGAGCAGTTCCGTCTCCCCGATGGCTCGCAGATCCACCGCCCGATTCTCTACAAGGATCACCTCTACGCCAACATCAATACCAACACCACACTCAAACGCGACAACATGAAAAACGGCGGCGTCGCCTGCATCGATCCCGCCGCCGGGAAAATCGTCTGGCGCAGCGGCGAAAACCCCAACTTCGATCGCGGCAACGTCATCCTCGTCGATAACAAGCTCATCATCCTTGACGGACAGAACGGCCAAATCGCCATGGCCGTCCCCGCCCCCGACAAATACACCGAGATCGCGCGGGCGAAGGTGTTCGACCTGAAACGCGATCGGGGTAATGACATCTGGGCCCCGATGGCGCTGACGGACGGACTGCTGGTCGTGCGCAGCCAGTCGCAGATGAAGTGCCTGGACATCCGCAGCGGATCGACCGCCAGCGCCGAGTGA